A genomic region of Paenibacillus sp. PL2-23 contains the following coding sequences:
- a CDS encoding UDP-N-acetylmuramoyl-L-alanyl-D-glutamate--2,6-diaminopimelate ligase: MLLEALLEGLQHRVLQGQLQIDITDIAFDSREVVKGGLFVAIAGFTVDGHRYIDKAVQLGAAAVLVEQDVEIDGDVTVVKLPDTRQALAEVSARFYGKPSEKLDLIGITGTNGKTSTTYFIKSILEQTESKVGVIGTIGAMVGHEPLSTRSTTPTTPESLHLQRMFADMVHAGVRHVVMEVSSHALSLHRAAATRFQIGVFTNLTPDHLELHKTMEEYFQAKAMLFDLTRDFNIINADNDFGRKLIDKVKHYPAKLVTYGIDAEADVRAADIRLEADRSTYIARTPAGSVEVTVHLPGMIYVYNSLAALACAYCSGISLEQAAAGIQAVKSIKGRLEVAYQDDERKIVIDFAHTEDSLEKALTTLRPFTKGRLLLVFGVYAAPGAAGSGKREAMGRIAAEHADFCIVTSDNPKDQDPDAIIAEVSAAVEAAGGAFRGIVDRREAIQFAIDISEKDDVILIAGKGHETTQVIGKTEIPFNEAEIVAEIMSARNTNFSSKKV; encoded by the coding sequence ATGCTGCTGGAGGCATTGCTGGAAGGCTTGCAACACCGCGTCCTACAGGGACAGCTTCAGATCGATATAACCGATATCGCATTCGATTCCCGCGAGGTGGTTAAGGGCGGCTTGTTCGTCGCGATCGCCGGCTTCACTGTGGATGGACATCGCTATATAGACAAAGCGGTCCAGCTGGGAGCGGCGGCTGTGCTGGTGGAGCAGGACGTGGAGATCGACGGGGACGTGACCGTAGTGAAGCTGCCGGATACGCGGCAAGCGCTGGCGGAGGTGTCCGCCCGCTTCTACGGCAAGCCTTCCGAGAAGCTGGACCTGATCGGCATTACGGGAACTAACGGCAAGACGTCCACGACTTATTTTATCAAATCGATATTGGAGCAGACAGAAAGCAAGGTAGGTGTGATCGGCACCATCGGGGCGATGGTGGGGCATGAGCCGCTGAGCACCCGATCGACGACGCCGACAACGCCGGAATCGCTGCATCTGCAGCGCATGTTCGCGGACATGGTTCATGCCGGCGTGCGGCATGTTGTGATGGAGGTTTCATCGCATGCGCTAAGCCTGCATCGGGCCGCTGCGACCCGCTTCCAGATCGGCGTCTTCACGAATCTCACTCCGGATCATCTGGAGCTGCATAAGACGATGGAGGAATATTTCCAAGCGAAGGCCATGCTGTTCGATTTGACGCGGGACTTCAACATTATTAACGCCGACAACGACTTTGGCCGCAAGCTGATCGACAAGGTGAAGCATTACCCCGCCAAGCTGGTCACATACGGCATAGATGCGGAGGCGGACGTGCGCGCTGCGGACATACGGCTGGAAGCGGACCGCTCCACGTATATCGCTCGCACCCCGGCGGGCAGCGTGGAGGTCACGGTTCACCTTCCCGGCATGATCTATGTGTACAACAGCCTGGCTGCGCTCGCCTGCGCCTACTGCAGCGGCATCAGCCTGGAGCAAGCGGCTGCGGGCATTCAAGCGGTGAAGAGCATCAAAGGCAGGCTCGAGGTGGCGTATCAGGATGATGAGCGGAAGATCGTGATCGACTTCGCTCATACGGAGGACAGTCTGGAGAAGGCGCTGACGACGCTGCGGCCGTTCACGAAGGGCCGTCTGCTGCTCGTATTCGGCGTTTATGCGGCGCCAGGCGCAGCTGGAAGCGGCAAGCGCGAGGCGATGGGCAGAATTGCGGCAGAGCATGCCGACTTCTGTATCGTCACCTCTGACAATCCCAAGGATCAGGACCCGGACGCCATTATCGCCGAGGTGTCAGCAGCCGTGGAAGCGGCTGGAGGGGCCTTCCGAGGCATTGTGGACCGCAGGGAGGCCATTCAGTTCGCAATCGACATAAGCGAGAAGGACGATGTCATTCTTATCGCCGGCAAGGGCCACGAGACGACGCAAGTGATCGGCAAAACGGAAATTCCGTTTAATGAAGCGGAGATTGTAGCCGAGATCATGAGCGCGCGCAATACGAATTTTTCATCAAAGAAGGTTTGA
- a CDS encoding TVP38/TMEM64 family protein, whose protein sequence is MKHSRVWIAIGLLLLAGGLLYFNHQVLHIRPAEVKEWIVAFGWAAPAVYMLVYTVRPLILFPASLLSLAGGLAFGPLWGTVYTVIGATMGAVVAFGAARLLGERFVKNSDSGKWHAVQLQMERRGFIYIVILRFIPILPFDLVSYAAGVAKVRPYAFIMGTLIGIIPGTFAYNYLGSSLASGQLSTIVIAAALLLLVILLSLLLKKKVKLK, encoded by the coding sequence ATGAAGCATTCGCGCGTATGGATCGCCATTGGACTCCTTCTCCTTGCAGGCGGTCTCCTCTACTTCAATCATCAAGTGCTTCATATCCGGCCGGCCGAGGTGAAGGAGTGGATCGTCGCCTTCGGCTGGGCTGCACCGGCTGTGTACATGCTTGTCTACACCGTTCGCCCCCTCATTCTGTTCCCCGCCTCCCTCTTGTCTCTGGCAGGCGGCCTGGCCTTCGGACCCTTGTGGGGAACGGTCTACACCGTCATTGGCGCTACGATGGGGGCTGTCGTGGCCTTCGGTGCGGCGCGGCTGCTGGGGGAGCGGTTCGTGAAGAACAGCGATTCGGGCAAATGGCATGCCGTTCAGCTTCAAATGGAGCGGCGCGGGTTTATATATATTGTTATACTGCGTTTTATTCCCATTCTCCCCTTCGACTTGGTCAGCTATGCCGCCGGCGTTGCGAAGGTGCGGCCGTACGCATTCATAATGGGCACGCTCATCGGCATCATACCGGGTACGTTCGCCTATAATTACCTGGGCTCAAGCCTGGCCAGCGGACAGCTGAGTACGATTGTTATTGCTGCAGCCTTATTGCTCCTTGTGATACTCCTCTCGCTGCTGCTGAAGAAAAAAGTGAAACTTAAATAG
- a CDS encoding ABC transporter substrate-binding protein: MRLTYRRTIITLLLFVIFSIAVSCSAQNEKQSQSDNGASGTTDDALLSGSWEQVLSAARGGTVNWYMWGGSEAINTFVDQKYGSVLKEQYGITLRRVPVSDTAEAVTKVLNEKQAGKHSNGSVDLIWINGENFATLKQGDALFGPFADKLPHSAYVDYSNPVVGRDFGLDTNGYESVWGSAQFQLVYDADRLQESELPRSYAELKDWIKQHPGRFTYNAPPDFIGTRFVKQLFYELTGGYEGWEQPFDQAVFETESSKVWDYLNEIKPYLWRNGDTYPKSIAELNRLFNNNEIDFTFTQEIGGIASDINRGILPETAAPYVFDTGTIGDYHYVAIPYNAANKAAAMVVANLILEPGLQFQKASAASGWGDGLGIDPARLTGDLKKQYDEISEEQGQTAVPADVLLKFKLPDLAAAYTPALEEGWKTHVLFQK, from the coding sequence ATGCGGCTTACCTATCGACGAACGATTATCACGCTTCTCCTATTCGTTATCTTCTCTATCGCCGTCTCCTGCTCGGCCCAGAATGAGAAGCAGAGCCAGAGCGACAATGGCGCCAGCGGCACTACCGATGACGCCCTCCTATCCGGCTCCTGGGAGCAGGTGCTGTCAGCGGCCAGAGGAGGCACGGTCAACTGGTATATGTGGGGCGGGAGCGAAGCCATCAATACCTTCGTTGATCAGAAGTATGGCTCTGTGCTCAAGGAGCAGTACGGCATTACGCTCCGCCGTGTTCCTGTGAGCGATACAGCGGAAGCCGTCACCAAAGTGCTGAATGAGAAGCAAGCCGGCAAGCACAGCAACGGCAGCGTGGACCTGATCTGGATTAATGGGGAGAACTTTGCGACATTGAAGCAAGGGGATGCCCTGTTCGGCCCCTTCGCCGACAAGCTGCCTCATTCCGCCTACGTGGACTACTCCAATCCGGTGGTGGGCAGAGACTTCGGCCTGGATACGAACGGCTATGAGTCGGTGTGGGGCAGCGCCCAGTTCCAGCTCGTCTATGATGCCGACCGGCTACAGGAGAGCGAGCTGCCGCGCAGCTATGCCGAGCTTAAGGACTGGATCAAGCAGCATCCAGGCCGCTTCACCTACAACGCGCCGCCAGACTTCATCGGAACCCGCTTCGTGAAGCAGCTCTTCTACGAGCTGACAGGCGGCTATGAAGGCTGGGAGCAGCCCTTCGACCAAGCTGTATTCGAGACAGAGTCGTCCAAGGTATGGGACTATTTGAACGAAATTAAACCCTACCTGTGGCGCAACGGGGACACGTATCCGAAGTCCATCGCCGAGCTGAACCGGCTGTTCAACAATAACGAAATTGATTTTACCTTTACCCAGGAGATTGGCGGCATAGCCTCGGATATTAACAGGGGCATTCTGCCAGAGACAGCGGCTCCTTATGTGTTCGACACGGGAACGATAGGCGATTATCATTATGTGGCTATCCCCTATAATGCGGCTAACAAGGCGGCAGCGATGGTGGTGGCCAATCTCATTCTGGAGCCAGGGCTTCAATTCCAGAAAGCTTCCGCTGCGAGCGGCTGGGGCGACGGACTCGGCATTGACCCCGCTCGGCTGACAGGAGACCTGAAGAAGCAGTATGACGAGATTAGCGAGGAGCAGGGCCAAACAGCGGTCCCTGCAGACGTGCTGCTGAAGTTTAAGCTCCCGGATCTGGCTGCCGCTTATACGCCTGCCCTGGAGGAGGGCTGGAAGACACATGTTCTATTCCAGAAGTAA
- a CDS encoding ABC transporter permease subunit, which produces MPQGEAKLKARKSILLMVLCAAAVIPCIPILLWSFSQQWRYPELLPVWSLRAWQSIFSPHSQVLPAAWNSLGLAIATSLLSQAAAYPAARALGLYVKAWSKPLRLLMIGPLLIPGISIAIGVHMLFLRIGLADLWIGVVLAHLITAIPYAIYLLYGFYATYDSGYETQLRLLGASRWQTFLMAELPLLRPALSLSVLFSFLISWSQYLFTVFIGGGHLVTLPMLLFSTVSSGDYALTSALSLLLVAPALVIVILTALSVNRDRYHGKEAKRVTPVI; this is translated from the coding sequence ATGCCGCAAGGCGAAGCTAAGCTGAAAGCACGCAAGTCTATCCTTCTGATGGTTCTCTGCGCAGCGGCCGTCATCCCGTGCATCCCCATTCTGCTGTGGTCGTTCTCCCAGCAATGGCGTTATCCCGAGCTGCTCCCGGTCTGGTCGCTGCGAGCATGGCAATCTATCTTCTCTCCCCATTCGCAAGTGCTCCCTGCCGCATGGAATAGTCTGGGACTGGCGATCGCTACGAGCCTGCTGTCCCAAGCAGCCGCTTATCCCGCTGCCCGAGCGCTGGGACTCTATGTGAAAGCATGGAGCAAGCCGCTTAGGCTGCTCATGATCGGTCCTTTGCTTATTCCCGGCATATCCATCGCGATAGGTGTTCATATGCTGTTCCTGAGGATTGGACTTGCCGATCTGTGGATCGGTGTCGTGCTTGCACATTTGATTACCGCCATTCCGTACGCCATATACCTGCTCTATGGGTTCTATGCGACGTATGACAGCGGCTATGAGACGCAATTGAGGCTGTTAGGCGCCAGTCGATGGCAGACCTTCCTCATGGCGGAGCTTCCGCTGCTGCGTCCTGCTCTGTCTCTCAGCGTGCTCTTCAGCTTTCTCATATCCTGGAGCCAATACTTATTCACCGTATTCATCGGCGGCGGCCATCTCGTCACGCTCCCCATGCTGCTATTCAGCACCGTATCGAGCGGAGACTATGCGCTTACCAGCGCGCTTTCCCTGCTGCTGGTTGCACCCGCACTTGTCATCGTGATCCTCACGGCCCTCAGCGTGAACCGAGATCGTTATCATGGAAAGGAGGCGAAGCGGGTCACGCCCGTCATATGA
- a CDS encoding glutaredoxin domain-containing protein codes for MKPIKLYWRSNCAQCQRMLDFFEEKGIPIEAIDVTYDKEQFAEMLRLGGIATPLLVMGQQVFHFFDRNKINRALEELV; via the coding sequence ATGAAGCCAATTAAGCTATACTGGAGAAGCAACTGCGCCCAATGCCAGCGAATGCTGGATTTTTTCGAGGAGAAGGGAATACCGATTGAAGCAATAGACGTTACTTACGATAAGGAGCAATTTGCCGAGATGCTTCGGCTTGGAGGCATTGCCACGCCCCTGCTTGTTATGGGGCAGCAGGTTTTTCATTTTTTTGATAGGAACAAAATTAATCGCGCTCTGGAGGAACTGGTATGA
- a CDS encoding amino acid racemase, translating to MDQKSLGVIGGMGPKATAVFFDKVIENTAAQRDQEHVDMIIVNHATIPDRTTVILEGTEEQFLRAVSRDLALLENAGVAHIAIPCNTSHYFYDQMQAMTTVPIIHMVDETVRIIQERYGSGTKVGVLATSGTMKSGVYARACDKYGMEHYAPDEAIQAQVMKIIYSNVKRDMDFSPDELEALIRELRQRHGCGCVILACTELSCIELGPDYAEGVVDAMQVLVERSIALSGRTVKERG from the coding sequence ATGGATCAGAAAAGCTTAGGCGTCATTGGCGGCATGGGTCCCAAAGCGACCGCCGTCTTCTTCGATAAAGTGATCGAGAATACCGCAGCCCAGCGGGATCAGGAGCATGTCGACATGATTATTGTGAATCATGCCACCATACCGGACCGCACCACGGTCATTCTGGAGGGCACGGAGGAGCAATTCCTGCGCGCGGTGTCGCGCGATCTGGCACTGCTCGAGAACGCCGGCGTCGCGCATATCGCGATTCCTTGCAACACCTCCCATTATTTCTACGATCAGATGCAGGCGATGACCACCGTCCCAATCATCCATATGGTCGACGAGACCGTCCGAATCATTCAGGAGCGTTATGGCAGCGGCACGAAAGTCGGCGTGCTGGCGACATCGGGCACGATGAAGAGCGGCGTCTACGCCAGGGCCTGCGACAAATACGGCATGGAGCATTATGCGCCGGATGAAGCTATACAGGCTCAGGTGATGAAGATTATCTACTCCAATGTGAAGAGGGATATGGACTTCTCGCCGGACGAGCTGGAGGCGCTGATCCGCGAGCTCCGGCAGCGTCACGGCTGCGGCTGCGTCATCCTGGCCTGCACCGAGCTGAGCTGCATCGAGCTTGGCCCGGACTATGCGGAGGGCGTCGTGGACGCCATGCAGGTGCTTGTCGAGCGCTCCATCGCGCTGTCCGGGCGGACGGTGAAGGAGCGCGGCTGA
- a CDS encoding FAD-dependent oxidoreductase: protein MKTYDLVVIGGGAGGLTAAVGAAQFDVSVALIEKERQPGGDCLHTGCVPSKALIAAAKDLHTARKAAAAYGLQLTDDASYKEAYDRVQAAKATIQEHDDADRLRDKGIDVYHGYGRFRDQHHIAISDDEVIYGKRIVIATGSRAAVPKIDGLKDVDYLTNEDVFDMTALPSSLIVIGAGPVGLELSQAFARLGSQVTVMVRGSKLLKREDADIASTLQDLLSRELNFRFHTDVTKIEAAAEGRKRVYAKQAGEEIVLEADAILIAAGRTPNTDGLDLSLAGVACDGEHIIVNKSLQTTVSHIYAVGDVLKAFPFTHAAGMEGKIVVANAVFGLRRKVSYTHVPWVTYTDPELFHLGMTEEEARREHGDSIGVYKVNLDQVDRFITDQETHGLVKIITDRRGAILGAHAVGRGAGDWMQEAVFAKQFRHKLGSLSQVVHPYPAHSEALMKASSQYWRQRLVRGWLPRLMKRYVKWFR, encoded by the coding sequence ATGAAAACATATGATCTGGTGGTCATCGGAGGCGGGGCCGGCGGTCTCACAGCCGCCGTAGGAGCGGCGCAATTCGACGTCAGTGTCGCCCTGATCGAAAAGGAGCGGCAGCCTGGAGGGGATTGTCTGCACACGGGCTGTGTCCCCTCCAAGGCGCTTATCGCCGCAGCCAAGGACCTGCATACTGCCCGTAAAGCCGCCGCCGCTTATGGTCTCCAGCTAACGGATGACGCCTCCTATAAGGAGGCCTATGACAGAGTGCAGGCAGCCAAAGCGACGATTCAGGAGCATGATGACGCGGATCGACTGCGGGACAAAGGCATCGATGTCTATCATGGTTATGGACGCTTTCGGGATCAGCATCACATCGCGATATCGGACGACGAGGTCATCTATGGCAAACGCATCGTGATCGCCACAGGCTCCAGAGCAGCCGTGCCTAAGATAGATGGGCTGAAGGACGTAGACTATCTGACCAATGAGGACGTATTCGACATGACGGCGCTGCCTTCCAGCCTCATCGTTATTGGAGCTGGGCCTGTTGGCCTGGAGCTGTCCCAGGCATTCGCGCGGCTAGGCTCGCAGGTTACGGTTATGGTAAGGGGCAGCAAGCTTCTGAAGCGTGAGGATGCGGATATCGCTTCCACCCTTCAAGACCTGCTCTCTAGAGAGCTGAACTTCCGTTTCCATACCGATGTGACGAAGATTGAGGCAGCAGCCGAGGGGCGAAAGCGCGTCTATGCGAAGCAGGCCGGCGAAGAGATCGTGCTGGAGGCCGATGCTATACTCATCGCTGCCGGCCGAACGCCGAACACCGATGGGCTCGACCTCTCCCTTGCCGGTGTGGCATGTGACGGGGAGCATATTATCGTGAATAAGTCGCTGCAGACCACCGTCTCTCATATCTATGCGGTTGGCGATGTCCTGAAGGCCTTCCCCTTCACCCATGCGGCGGGCATGGAAGGCAAGATCGTCGTCGCCAATGCCGTGTTCGGATTACGGCGCAAGGTCAGCTATACCCATGTGCCATGGGTTACCTACACCGATCCCGAGCTCTTCCATCTCGGCATGACGGAGGAGGAGGCGCGGAGGGAGCATGGGGATTCTATTGGGGTATACAAAGTGAATCTGGATCAGGTGGACCGATTCATAACGGATCAGGAGACCCACGGCTTGGTGAAAATCATCACAGACCGCAGAGGCGCCATACTCGGCGCGCACGCTGTTGGCCGAGGAGCCGGAGATTGGATGCAGGAGGCTGTATTCGCCAAGCAATTCCGGCACAAGCTGGGCTCCCTGTCGCAAGTTGTGCATCCCTACCCGGCACATAGCGAGGCGCTGATGAAGGCGTCCAGCCAGTACTGGCGTCAGAGGCTGGTCCGGGGCTGGCTGCCGCGCCTGATGAAGCGTTATGTGAAGTGGTTTCGCTAA
- a CDS encoding carboxylate--amine ligase encodes MRHKAVILGCNYYIGLSVIRCLGMRGIHTVAVDYAEQGAYGALSKYTSERLIAPHYKEEKEAFIAFLKDYGSKQEAPPVLFPCHDSYVEAIDEHLTELRELYLIPQTKQGLYTEVMNKDSLHLLAREYGVAVPETLRPGDEDFLNRVERELGYPCIVKPTDSPAFVAVFRRKLFLARDRVELLEAMEQAANAGLDVIVQRIIPGFDDHMYTYDAYLNQESKVTHQVTCQKYRQFPINFGASVYTGQLCVPELMDIGGPFLERIGWKGFAEIEFKKDAETGVFYLIEVNVRTTNLNELLRKVGINFPYVAYMELAGSPVEPCTVTRNTNRVFWYAYEDMLAVRDYWREGQLSAGEVLRSLLKPKAYAIWSWRDPKPALAFASILAGKLRGKARRRAYAASGQE; translated from the coding sequence ATGCGCCACAAGGCAGTTATTCTTGGGTGTAATTATTATATTGGCTTAAGCGTGATTCGTTGCTTGGGCATGCGCGGCATACATACGGTCGCCGTTGATTACGCAGAGCAAGGCGCTTACGGCGCGCTGTCGAAATATACGTCGGAGCGCTTGATTGCTCCTCATTATAAAGAAGAGAAGGAAGCGTTCATCGCGTTCCTGAAGGATTACGGGAGCAAGCAGGAGGCGCCGCCGGTGCTCTTCCCTTGCCATGACTCCTACGTCGAAGCGATCGACGAGCATCTCACAGAGCTGAGGGAGCTGTATCTGATCCCGCAGACGAAGCAAGGCTTGTACACGGAGGTGATGAACAAGGACTCGCTGCACCTGCTGGCCCGCGAGTATGGGGTTGCGGTGCCGGAGACGCTCCGTCCCGGCGACGAGGATTTCCTGAACCGGGTTGAACGCGAGCTGGGCTATCCCTGTATCGTAAAGCCCACCGACTCGCCAGCCTTTGTCGCCGTCTTCCGGCGCAAGCTCTTCCTTGCGCGGGATCGCGTGGAGCTGCTGGAGGCGATGGAGCAGGCAGCCAACGCGGGGCTGGATGTCATCGTGCAGCGCATCATCCCCGGATTTGATGATCATATGTACACCTACGACGCTTATTTGAATCAGGAATCCAAGGTTACGCACCAGGTGACCTGTCAGAAATATAGACAGTTCCCCATCAACTTCGGCGCATCGGTCTATACGGGCCAGCTCTGCGTGCCGGAGCTGATGGACATTGGCGGTCCCTTCCTGGAGCGCATCGGCTGGAAGGGCTTCGCGGAGATCGAGTTCAAGAAGGATGCGGAGACGGGTGTGTTCTATCTTATTGAAGTGAATGTGCGGACGACCAATTTGAACGAGCTTCTGCGCAAGGTAGGCATTAATTTCCCTTATGTGGCCTACATGGAGCTTGCAGGGTCGCCGGTGGAGCCCTGCACGGTGACGCGGAACACGAACCGTGTCTTCTGGTATGCCTACGAGGACATGCTGGCGGTGAGGGATTATTGGCGCGAGGGTCAATTAAGCGCAGGCGAGGTGCTGCGGTCTCTGCTGAAGCCCAAGGCGTATGCCATATGGTCTTGGCGCGATCCCAAGCCTGCGCTCGCGTTCGCGTCCATTCTCGCGGGCAAGCTGCGGGGCAAGGCGCGGAGAAGAGCTTATGCGGCATCAGGACAGGAATAG
- a CDS encoding Crp/Fnr family transcriptional regulator has protein sequence MNKLWYLSQISLLDALPMEDLMEIDRMAPMTRIGKGELIQTPDTFREGLYFLKTGKLKLYKVNSAGKQFIVSILGTGNVFGEIDSFSLGTRDTFIETMEETILCSLDKEMFEQFLMERPQLAVKMMKELSALLQERDAQLAQMALGDVRKKALHLLVKLGQKFGMEEDGFHRIDMALSHQEIASMIGSTRETVTIALNELARQHLIKTGRMTIHVDLKRGMEQLDV, from the coding sequence ATGAATAAATTATGGTACTTGTCTCAGATTAGCCTGCTCGACGCGCTGCCTATGGAGGATCTGATGGAGATTGACCGGATGGCGCCGATGACCCGAATCGGCAAGGGGGAGCTGATCCAGACGCCGGATACCTTCCGTGAGGGGCTCTACTTCCTCAAGACAGGCAAGCTGAAGCTGTACAAAGTCAACTCGGCGGGGAAGCAATTCATTGTCAGCATTCTTGGCACAGGCAACGTATTCGGAGAGATCGACTCCTTCTCCCTGGGCACTCGCGACACCTTCATTGAGACGATGGAGGAGACCATTCTCTGCTCCCTGGACAAGGAGATGTTCGAGCAATTCCTCATGGAGCGTCCCCAGCTGGCTGTCAAGATGATGAAGGAGCTCAGCGCGCTGCTGCAGGAGCGAGACGCGCAGCTGGCTCAGATGGCGCTTGGCGATGTGCGCAAGAAGGCCCTCCATCTTCTCGTGAAGCTGGGGCAGAAATTCGGCATGGAGGAGGATGGCTTCCATCGGATTGACATGGCGCTCAGCCATCAGGAAATCGCCAGCATGATCGGCTCCACAAGAGAGACGGTTACCATTGCGCTGAATGAGCTGGCTCGACAGCATTTGATTAAGACGGGGCGCATGACCATTCATGTGGATCTGAAGCGCGGGATGGAGCAGCTGGACGTCTAA
- a CDS encoding ABC transporter permease subunit yields the protein MFYSRSKRAQRLMVCLMLLPAFALVLGTFLAGTAISLIQSLDYLPFIGHTQLSLQAYRDILGSTVILHGLVFSLAVALVATIISAMIAMLLAHLLRPYTNQGGWLYFLLQFNIPIPHVVGAVAIGMLFSQSGLLARLAAAAGMIQQPSQFPVLINDQYGAGIIMEYIWKEVPFIAITLLSILKSWVVPYEQQLQLLGAGRWQRWRMVTLPFMLPPLISSCMIVFAYTFGSFEVPYILGSVSQPTLPLLAYEAYLHPDLQRRPEAMAINMVITLISMILIAIYMKWGETHAARRS from the coding sequence ATGTTCTATTCCAGAAGTAAGCGAGCGCAACGGCTCATGGTGTGCCTCATGCTGCTCCCCGCATTCGCGCTGGTGCTCGGCACCTTCCTTGCGGGGACCGCTATCAGCTTGATACAGAGCCTGGATTACTTGCCCTTCATCGGGCATACCCAGCTGTCTCTGCAGGCCTATAGGGATATACTGGGTTCTACGGTCATTCTCCATGGACTGGTATTCTCGCTTGCTGTAGCACTGGTCGCCACTATCATCTCCGCCATGATAGCCATGCTGCTCGCCCATCTTCTTCGGCCCTATACCAATCAAGGGGGATGGCTCTACTTCCTGCTGCAATTCAACATCCCCATTCCCCATGTGGTGGGAGCCGTCGCCATAGGCATGCTGTTCAGTCAGAGCGGACTACTCGCGCGATTGGCAGCTGCCGCAGGCATGATTCAGCAGCCCTCTCAATTCCCCGTGCTGATCAACGATCAGTACGGGGCAGGCATCATCATGGAGTATATATGGAAGGAAGTGCCCTTCATTGCCATTACGCTGCTGAGCATCTTGAAGTCATGGGTTGTTCCCTATGAGCAGCAGCTGCAATTGCTGGGTGCCGGCAGGTGGCAGCGGTGGAGAATGGTCACCTTGCCCTTCATGCTTCCACCCCTGATCTCGTCCTGCATGATTGTGTTTGCCTATACCTTCGGCTCCTTCGAGGTTCCCTATATACTGGGATCAGTGAGCCAGCCGACGCTTCCCTTGCTGGCTTATGAGGCGTATCTCCATCCCGACCTCCAGCGGCGTCCTGAGGCCATGGCCATCAATATGGTCATTACCCTCATCAGTATGATCCTTATCGCAATCTATATGAAGTGGGGGGAGACGCATGCCGCAAGGCGAAGCTAA
- a CDS encoding aspartyl-phosphate phosphatase Spo0E family protein, whose translation MEKKHLLRQLQSLRQRLHEMAEARGSLTDPAVLAISEEADQLIVALQQIQRTEFELSAHRDKS comes from the coding sequence ATGGAAAAAAAACACCTGCTTAGACAGTTGCAATCGCTTCGACAGAGGCTGCATGAAATGGCCGAAGCGCGAGGCAGCCTGACCGATCCGGCCGTACTAGCAATCAGCGAGGAAGCCGATCAGCTTATTGTTGCTCTGCAGCAAATTCAACGCACCGAATTTGAACTATCCGCGCATCGCGACAAATCTTAA